AACAGAAGCAATTGGTATGGCTGTACCCCCAGGATTGTTGACAGCAAAGACACAGAAGGAGGAACAAGCGCGTGGCTGAAGCAGAATCTAAACCAGTTCCCGCAGAGGAAGTATCTTTAGTTCAAGCTGGCAAAATTTCCCAATGGTTAGCGGACAACGGCTTTATCCATGAGTTTTTAGAACTTGATGCTAACGGTGTAGAAATAATTAAAGTCCCAGCAGATTTCCTCCTTCCTATTTCTACAGCTTTGTATGCTTATGGGTTTAATTATCTCCAATTTCAGGGAGCTATGGACTTAGGTGCGGGACAAGATTTGGTAAGTATTTATCATTTACTCAAAGTTAGTGATAATGCTGACCGTCCCGAAGAAATCAGGGTAAAAGTGTTTTTACCGAGAGAGAATCCCTCTGTGCCTTCAGTTTATTGGATTTGGAAAACAGCAGACTGGCAAGAACGGGAAAGCTATGATATGTATGGCATCATCTATGAAGGTCATCCTAACTTAAAGCGGATTTTGATGCCAGAAGATTGGGTAGGTTGGCCTTTACGTAAAGATTACATCTCACCTGATTTCTACGAGTTACAAAATGCTTATTAAGGATTGCTGGAATTGAATTTTCAGTAGTAACAATTAACCCCTTTCCAGTTGTGGAGAGGGGTTTAAGTTGTAAATCTTTATTTGTGTAATAGGGAATTATAAATAATTAGGCTAAGTAAGTGGGCGTTAAAAAATATAATATAAACCTAACCCCCCAACCCCCTTCCCTGGTAGGGAAGGGGGAGTCAAAGCCTCTCCCCTCGCAGGGGAGAGGTTTGGAGAGAGGTTTTATATTTAATTGTGCCAAGGTACTTATCATCAATTACTGTAATTATAAGTTAAGAATTTTAGTTATAATAAAAAATATAAATGCTGGTTAATTAAGAGGTAAAATATCATGTTAAAAATACAACCTCCAACCATAATTGATTTTTATCCTTCCATAGTTGCTAAAGATAAAGATGATAAATCTATTTTGATCATAGATGTGAGATTTTCCGCCATGTATTCTTCCCCGGATCTGAAAATCTTAAAAATGGAACAATACCAGCATATTCCTTTTTTAATGTTCGTTAATTCTCATGTCATGAGAATTTTTAAGAGTCCGACTTTTACAGAAGTAGCAAGATTGGACACGAAAAAGGTTTTAGGATATTATAATCCAAAAAGTATCGAAGGAATCATCTATCAATCTACTTTAATAACTTTAATTCAATCTTGGTTAAGAGATTTAGCTTATCATTGGAAAAATGAAACCCCTCCTTACATTGAGGAAATGAAGGAAATTGGCTTATTTACTCTTTTGTTTGATGGCACTACAGAGGAGTTAGAATTATTATGATTATTATTTATTTAGAAACTAATTCAATTATGGCAATTGCCAAAGGAAGAAACAAAGAATTAGAAGAGTTTGTCTATCATTCATCAGACAATTTAAAATTTGTCATAATGATGGATTTGAATATAATTTTAATCTGATTATAGAATGATATAATAAAATGTAATAGAAATATCTTCTGCATCAAAATTAGTTAAACAAAAAGCAGCTAAAAACTATGAAAGCCTTAGAAGTTACTGGAAAAATACAAGAAGGACAATTAACCCTAGATTATCCTTTACAAATTGATAATTTTAATGCTGTTAAGGTAATTATTCTTTTACCAGAAGCGGATGATCCTGATGATACTCCCATTGAGGAAATAAAAGAGAGTTTAAAAATATCATTGCAAGAAGCAAAAGCAGGAAAAAGAATACCTTTAGAACAAATGTGGGAAGGAATTGATGCAGAATGATTCTTTCTTAATTAAAATTGATTTAACTCCTGAATATCAGAGAAATTTAAAAAAATTAGCCAAAAAATACTGTTTTAGGAAAAGATCAAGGAATCTCTTCTCAATAATTGAGATCACCATATAAGATTAACTTTGTATGAATCAAACATAGAATCTCGACTAATAATAGGGATATTTTTGACCATAGCTTGTGCTATTAATAATCTATCAAAGGGGTCATTATGATGAAAAGGCAAGCTAGAAACTGCTTGTAAATGACTTAGTTGAATATATAGGATTTTAAAATCAGCAAATTGGATTTTTTGTTGAATATAATCATCTATAGGTACAGACAAATTCAGCCTACCTTTACTTTGCTTAATTGCCATTTCCCAAACACTAGCAATACTTATATATTTGAGATTATTGGTATCTTCAATTAATTCTCTAGCAGTTATACTAATATTTTCATTGCCTGAGAAAAACCATAAAAGTGTATGAGTATCTAATAAAACTTGCATGGTTAATCTTCAAATTCTTCTAATGGGGCATCAAAATTATCAGCAATAGAAATGATATCTTTATCTGTACCAAATAAAGGAGGACGTTGAGATTTAGATTTAAGTGCTGTTAATTTTAATAAAGGTTGGTGGTTTTCGGTAATAATAATTTCTTCTCCATTTAATGCTAAATGGAATAATTCTGATATTTGGTTAATTGCCTGTGTGATTTCTATGGAAGACATAGTAAGCGATTTTCATGAAATTTTGTAATTTTGATATGATTATAGCATTTTTTATGCAAAAATAACGTAGGGGTTTAGCATTGCTCATTGGTGTTAATTTAATCTGAAATCATTAATAAATGATGAATAAAAAACGCCAATAAGAGAAATATCATAAATGTTGGGTTATGGCTAACGCCTCCCGTCAGGGATACGTTACCTCAACCCAACCTACTTAACTAAATTAATTAAATAAGTTAAGTCCATAGTGAATCAAACTTTCAAGAGCAGCTTTCCCCAGTCCTATACCAATACCTTCAGCCAATTTCAGACATAAATCACGTACAAATTTCCTTAAAGATGCCTCTCCTTTATGTTTAGTTTTTAGTGTAGCAGCGTCCATAGCTTTAATTTCTGCGATTAGTTTATCTCTAATTTTAGCTATTTCTTGGGAATCATCCATAATTATCCATCTCCTAGTTATAGGCTAAATTAATTAGTTATTTTCTTTTTGTTTTAACCAAGCTAAAAATGCTTCTTTGTTATTTGCAAATTTAGCAAAATCTTCGTCTGACATACTGTTTACAACATCGGAAATTTTTGATGATTGCACTTGTTGATTAATAAATTTTTGCGGTATTTTATCTGGAGGTAGTAATTTAGGATCAACTAATTCTAAAAAATCAGCCAAAGATTTACGAGAAGCAACTACCCATTGTCTTTCTGCGGGTACAGCATCCATAATTGCATCAAATAGTTGAGGTAATTTATATCTTTTGTTTGCAGAATAACCTACAATTATTCCTTTCCAATTTGGTAGGACTTCTCGAATTTTATTTTCCACATCCTTAATTCTACCATTGATGTTTTCTTCTTGTTCATCACTTGGTATATTTGCCGAAGGATGCCAATCTCCAGGATGCACTAAATCCACTTTATTTAAAGCAATTACCATTCTTTCTAATAATCTTGGATCAAGAAATTTAAGGTCAGTTTCTAAATACTGTTGTACTGAAGCGATCGCTCTACCTTGTGCATCCAAAATCCACAAAGCAACATCAACATCTTTTAACACTTCCTCATAAAGAGCAATATGTTCTTTCTGCTTTAAACGACTTTCTCCCAATCCTGGCATATCATAGAAAATTAATGACCCTTGTGTACCCTGAACTTCACTCAAAGGGATTTCTATTAAATTAGGAGCTTGAGTACAAGCTTCCGTATGACTGACTTCTACACCTGCATTAAATAGTGCATTCAGTGTAGATGATTTTCCTACTCCTGTTTCACCAATAAAAGCAACCCGAGGAGGTGGAGTTATATAAAATCCTAGGAAAAGAATTAGGTGAAGATGTTACTAAATCTAATTTTTGTTGGTCAATAGAAAGAATAGCAAATTCATTTAATCAGCAAATCCTGGGAATAGGAATAAAAAATCATGTTAATTGGTGTCCTAACAATACAGATACTCAAAAACAAGCAATTACTGATGAAGTTAAAATTAAACAAAAAACATCTTATATTAACCTCAAACAATCTCCAAAAATAACCCATTTTCTCGGACGAACCTACGAACTATCAACTCTATCCAAATGGATAGAAAATCCCAATATTCGCTTAATCTCAATCTTAGGAATTTCCGGTATTGGTAAAAGTACATTAGTGAAACACTTTCTTGATACTCACACAATACCATTTGATGCAATTATCTGGAAAAATATTAAATTATCTAATTCTTTAAATTCTATCCTAATAGAAATTCTCACTGAATTAAACGTAAACACTCAAGATATAAATACTAATAACTTATTAAATCAATGCTTACAATTATTTAATCAAAAACGCTGCTTAATTATTCTCGATAACCTAGAAGAAATATTTACCCCTCAACAATTTGCAGGACAATATAAACCAGAACACCAAGATTATCAAACCTTCCTCCAAATGATCACAGAAATTGAACATCAAAGCTGTTTAATTCTCATCAGTCAAGAAAAATGCCAAGAAATGATTTCTTTAGATAGTGAACTTTACCCAATTCATTGTTTGGAACTATCAGGATTAGATAATTCAGCTACAGAAATATTAAAAAATCAAAGATTAAAAAATGAGGAAACTTGGTTAGACTTAATTAACTTATATGAAAGTCATCCTAGACATTTACAGTATATCAGCATCTTAATTAAAGAAGTATTTCAGGGAGAAGTTTCAGAATTTATCAAAGAAAATAATTTGATATTAACAGAAGATTTCAAATCTCTGTTTGATTCAATATGGATAAGATTATCTAACATTGAAAAAGAAATATTATTAAAAATCAGTCAACATGATCAACCCATATCTAGAGATGAGATAAAACAGTCTTTATCATTGTCATCAATGGATATAATTAACGGCTTACAATCATTAACAAGAAGATTTCTATTAACAAAATTAGAAAGTGATCAAAAACTATATACTCTCTCTGCTGTTTTTAGAGAATATCTAAGAATTTATCATCAGTAATCAGACTCATTTCTTCTCAAAGTTTGAGTACATTCAAAGAATTAATTTCAATAACTGGTTAAACTAGAATTTACAACCTGAATACAGGAAAACCCATCATGATCATTGCTACCCAAGCATACCAAATCACTTGGGAAAAACTACCCGATGATTACATTCTCCCAGATGATCCAGTGGA
The window above is part of the Dolichospermum sp. DET69 genome. Proteins encoded here:
- a CDS encoding type II toxin-antitoxin system prevent-host-death family antitoxin; amino-acid sequence: MSSIEITQAINQISELFHLALNGEEIIITENHQPLLKLTALKSKSQRPPLFGTDKDIISIADNFDAPLEEFED
- a CDS encoding AAA family ATPase gives rise to the protein MELYKILGKELGEDVTKSNFCWSIERIANSFNQQILGIGIKNHVNWCPNNTDTQKQAITDEVKIKQKTSYINLKQSPKITHFLGRTYELSTLSKWIENPNIRLISILGISGIGKSTLVKHFLDTHTIPFDAIIWKNIKLSNSLNSILIEILTELNVNTQDINTNNLLNQCLQLFNQKRCLIILDNLEEIFTPQQFAGQYKPEHQDYQTFLQMITEIEHQSCLILISQEKCQEMISLDSELYPIHCLELSGLDNSATEILKNQRLKNEETWLDLINLYESHPRHLQYISILIKEVFQGEVSEFIKENNLILTEDFKSLFDSIWIRLSNIEKEILLKISQHDQPISRDEIKQSLSLSSMDIINGLQSLTRRFLLTKLESDQKLYTLSAVFREYLRIYHQ
- a CDS encoding type II toxin-antitoxin system VapC family toxin; translation: MQVLLDTHTLLWFFSGNENISITARELIEDTNNLKYISIASVWEMAIKQSKGRLNLSVPIDDYIQQKIQFADFKILYIQLSHLQAVSSLPFHHNDPFDRLLIAQAMVKNIPIISRDSMFDSYKVNLIW
- a CDS encoding 50S ribosome-binding GTPase, whose amino-acid sequence is MLFLGFYITPPPRVAFIGETGVGKSSTLNALFNAGVEVSHTEACTQAPNLIEIPLSEVQGTQGSLIFYDMPGLGESRLKQKEHIALYEEVLKDVDVALWILDAQGRAIASVQQYLETDLKFLDPRLLERMVIALNKVDLVHPGDWHPSANIPSDEQEENINGRIKDVENKIREVLPNWKGIIVGYSANKRYKLPQLFDAIMDAVPAERQWVVASRKSLADFLELVDPKLLPPDKIPQKFINQQVQSSKISDVVNSMSDEDFAKFANNKEAFLAWLKQKENN
- a CDS encoding NAD(P)H-quinone oxidoreductase subunit J, producing the protein MAEAESKPVPAEEVSLVQAGKISQWLADNGFIHEFLELDANGVEIIKVPADFLLPISTALYAYGFNYLQFQGAMDLGAGQDLVSIYHLLKVSDNADRPEEIRVKVFLPRENPSVPSVYWIWKTADWQERESYDMYGIIYEGHPNLKRILMPEDWVGWPLRKDYISPDFYELQNAY